One window of the Archangium primigenium genome contains the following:
- a CDS encoding lipase/acyltransferase domain-containing protein, with amino-acid sequence MAAVIKDVVVLLPGLLGSVLQREGKEIWGLSGSAIFRALFSGLGSVKSLTLKSDAGGALADDGVEAVSVLPDTHLIPGLWKVDGYTRVAETLVDRLGLIPGANFFEFPYDWRRDIRFTAKRLQEQCARWLHTWRHSNGGSPDARLILVGHSMGGVVSRYFLECLGGWKDTRALITFGTPHRGSFMALQALALGFRKDLGPVNLVDLTEMVRSLPSAYQLLPMYPCVQLPDGRMVRPGEAPALGGMDPARAAQGLAFHREIMGALETNAREAAYVERGYHLHPVVGTFQPTLQGARLNAAGGLEMLWGEADGTDHGGDGTVPRVSALPLEERHQVRAMYSPTSHASLQNAFEVLAHVEGVITGQHLQLDKYRDALFGPAPRMLSLSLEDAFGHDEPVPVRVRPSAEPVALRAYVSNVKTGESFAEPLVRGPDGFHTGTFRPLPPGMYRLSVKGGPEVIPVSDVFAVFHRAGELPDDEETREFCASPGIPGGPARDMRSAVPAASPPPPAGQSALDHVPQPAVRDEGQTITRYPSVEPIIPARAGQPFPLTVDLALAEVGPETESAGVQMSGLAADWKELPVKVRLLCSEMTFRPGADTGVVLVRRNDSSIAATLTGTVNAGATGELTVVATFEYEGRFCGAARRRVPIESSGTGGPGPSTSRAPSGGGGAGGLSAASDDEARGTFALEAGAQKPHLTVQIHRLDPSSPQRLFWMLQVSVPCEGLPARLSGEHNLGSDPAAFFQSVANTARELRAGEHFAWFMGLGKLLYQRAPHVFRETYKALRQQYGAGFPIQFITDDPHIPWELMSPADVPGAELLCMEHPVARWLLDYQTSLTSRLMRGDILTIAPDYQFHPHLAPLPQAQEESRQLGRRFRAVKVAGRRQPLMSLLGGSYPNRVALLHFAGHGKYSANNEVSPSCVYLEDGELKTLEVRSAFTMLGQKSRPLVIFNACEVGTATDMLGGIGGWAETFVSEKFAGFIAPLWPVQDAHARTAVEQLVTDLWEKQLPVGEALRRLRQSEAKTSPTYLSYVYVGDVMARFSQSAAA; translated from the coding sequence ATGGCCGCCGTCATCAAGGATGTCGTCGTTCTTCTGCCAGGTCTGCTCGGCAGCGTGCTGCAGCGCGAGGGCAAGGAGATCTGGGGCCTGTCGGGCAGCGCCATCTTCCGCGCCCTGTTCAGCGGCCTGGGCAGCGTGAAGTCGCTCACGCTCAAGTCCGACGCGGGCGGCGCGCTCGCCGACGACGGCGTGGAGGCCGTGAGCGTGCTGCCCGACACGCACCTCATCCCCGGCCTGTGGAAGGTGGATGGCTATACGCGCGTGGCCGAGACGCTCGTGGACCGGCTGGGGCTCATCCCCGGCGCCAACTTCTTCGAGTTCCCCTACGACTGGCGGCGCGACATCCGCTTCACCGCGAAGCGGCTCCAGGAGCAGTGCGCGCGCTGGCTGCACACCTGGCGGCACAGCAATGGCGGCTCGCCGGACGCGCGCCTCATCCTCGTGGGCCACTCCATGGGCGGCGTCGTGTCGCGCTACTTCCTCGAGTGCCTGGGCGGGTGGAAGGACACGCGCGCGCTCATCACCTTCGGCACCCCGCACCGCGGCTCCTTCATGGCGCTGCAGGCGCTCGCGCTGGGCTTTCGCAAGGACCTGGGGCCCGTGAACCTGGTGGACCTGACGGAGATGGTGCGCTCGCTGCCCAGCGCCTACCAACTGCTGCCCATGTACCCGTGCGTGCAACTGCCCGACGGGCGCATGGTGCGTCCGGGCGAGGCCCCGGCCCTCGGCGGGATGGACCCCGCGCGCGCCGCCCAGGGGCTCGCCTTCCACCGGGAGATCATGGGGGCGCTGGAGACGAACGCGCGCGAGGCGGCCTACGTGGAGCGCGGCTACCACCTGCACCCGGTGGTGGGCACCTTCCAGCCGACGTTGCAGGGCGCGCGGCTCAACGCGGCCGGCGGCCTGGAGATGCTCTGGGGCGAGGCGGACGGCACGGACCACGGCGGGGACGGCACCGTGCCGCGCGTGTCCGCCCTGCCGCTGGAGGAGCGCCACCAGGTGCGCGCCATGTACAGCCCCACGTCCCACGCCTCGTTGCAGAACGCCTTCGAGGTGCTGGCCCACGTGGAGGGCGTCATCACCGGCCAGCACCTGCAACTGGACAAGTACCGCGACGCCCTGTTCGGCCCCGCGCCGCGCATGCTCTCCTTGAGCCTGGAGGACGCGTTCGGGCACGACGAGCCCGTGCCGGTGCGCGTGCGGCCCTCGGCCGAGCCCGTGGCGCTGCGGGCCTACGTCTCCAACGTGAAGACGGGGGAGTCCTTCGCCGAGCCGCTGGTGCGCGGCCCGGACGGCTTCCACACGGGCACGTTCCGTCCGCTGCCGCCCGGCATGTACCGGCTGAGCGTCAAGGGCGGCCCCGAGGTCATCCCCGTGAGCGACGTGTTCGCCGTCTTCCACCGCGCGGGCGAGCTGCCCGATGACGAGGAGACGCGCGAGTTCTGCGCGAGCCCGGGCATTCCGGGGGGACCCGCGCGGGACATGCGCTCGGCGGTGCCCGCGGCGTCGCCGCCGCCGCCGGCCGGGCAATCCGCGCTGGACCACGTGCCCCAGCCCGCGGTGCGCGACGAGGGGCAGACCATCACCCGCTACCCCTCGGTGGAGCCCATCATCCCCGCGCGCGCGGGCCAGCCCTTTCCCCTGACGGTGGACCTGGCGCTCGCGGAGGTGGGCCCGGAGACGGAGTCCGCGGGCGTGCAGATGAGTGGGCTCGCGGCCGACTGGAAGGAGCTGCCCGTCAAGGTGCGCCTCTTGTGCTCGGAGATGACGTTCCGCCCCGGGGCGGACACGGGCGTGGTGCTGGTGCGGCGCAATGACAGCTCCATCGCGGCCACCCTCACCGGCACCGTGAACGCGGGCGCCACGGGCGAGCTCACCGTGGTGGCCACCTTCGAGTACGAGGGCCGCTTCTGCGGCGCGGCCCGCCGGCGCGTGCCCATCGAGTCCTCGGGGACGGGCGGGCCCGGGCCGTCCACGTCCCGCGCGCCCTCGGGCGGGGGAGGCGCGGGCGGCCTGTCCGCGGCCTCGGACGACGAGGCCCGGGGCACGTTCGCGCTGGAGGCGGGGGCCCAGAAGCCCCACCTGACGGTGCAGATCCACCGCCTGGATCCGAGCAGCCCCCAGCGCCTGTTCTGGATGCTCCAGGTGTCCGTGCCCTGCGAGGGCCTGCCGGCGCGGCTGTCCGGAGAGCACAACCTGGGCAGCGATCCGGCGGCGTTCTTCCAGAGCGTGGCCAACACCGCGCGCGAGCTGCGCGCCGGAGAGCACTTCGCCTGGTTCATGGGGCTCGGCAAGCTGCTCTACCAGCGCGCGCCGCACGTCTTCCGCGAGACGTACAAGGCGCTGCGCCAGCAGTACGGCGCGGGCTTCCCCATCCAGTTCATCACGGATGACCCGCACATCCCCTGGGAGTTGATGTCACCCGCGGACGTGCCGGGCGCGGAGCTCTTGTGCATGGAGCATCCGGTGGCGCGCTGGCTGCTCGACTACCAGACGTCACTCACGTCGCGGCTGATGCGCGGAGACATCCTCACCATCGCGCCGGACTACCAGTTCCACCCGCACCTGGCGCCGCTGCCCCAGGCGCAGGAGGAGTCGCGGCAGCTCGGTCGGCGCTTCCGCGCGGTGAAGGTGGCGGGCCGCCGTCAGCCCCTCATGAGCCTCCTGGGCGGCAGCTATCCCAACCGCGTGGCGCTGTTGCACTTCGCGGGACACGGCAAGTACAGCGCGAACAACGAGGTGTCGCCCTCGTGCGTCTACCTGGAGGACGGGGAACTCAAGACGCTGGAGGTGCGCAGCGCCTTCACGATGCTGGGCCAGAAGTCGCGGCCGCTCGTCATCTTCAACGCGTGCGAGGTGGGCACGGCCACGGACATGCTCGGTGGCATTGGCGGGTGGGCGGAGACGTTCGTGAGCGAGAAGTTCGCGGGCTTCATCGCGCCCCTGTGGCCGGTGCAGGACGCGCACGCGCGCACGGCGGTGGAGCAACTGGTGACGGACCTGTGGGAGAAGCAGCTGCCGGTGGGCGAGGCGCTGCGGCGGCTGCGCCAGAGCGAGGCGAAGACGTCGCCCACGTACCTGTCCTACGTGTACGTGGGGGATGTGATGGCGCGCTTCTCCCAGTCCGCCGCGGCGTGA
- a CDS encoding pentapeptide repeat-containing protein, whose translation MVGLENVIFKNQEIKNERLELTDKNSLYYLSTALTLRECTLVLKVPASRLIIKQARFIDCTFEVKQELKNYQSWTAASLKGCRFKGRLSGCDFGYWPEYASDPWYQHGSIEDCDFTEARLDGCRFLGCDPATLRFPKWPCFTLLEPIARADELNRVEWPGGYRPIVVDGPYQDPPRTRAVTLYAPSIARRFKTTEDAFREVIERFDGIVY comes from the coding sequence GTGGTCGGGCTCGAGAACGTCATCTTCAAGAATCAGGAGATCAAAAACGAGCGATTGGAGCTGACGGACAAAAATTCGCTCTACTACCTCAGCACCGCGTTGACGCTGCGCGAGTGCACCCTGGTGCTGAAGGTTCCCGCGAGTCGACTGATCATCAAACAGGCCCGCTTCATCGACTGCACCTTCGAGGTGAAACAGGAGTTGAAGAACTACCAGAGCTGGACGGCCGCGTCCCTCAAGGGCTGCCGCTTCAAGGGGCGTCTGTCGGGCTGCGACTTCGGGTACTGGCCCGAATACGCGAGTGATCCCTGGTATCAGCACGGGTCTATCGAGGACTGTGACTTCACCGAGGCCCGGCTGGATGGCTGCCGCTTCCTGGGCTGTGACCCCGCCACCCTCCGTTTTCCCAAATGGCCCTGCTTCACCCTCCTGGAGCCCATCGCACGCGCCGACGAGCTCAACCGTGTCGAATGGCCGGGAGGGTACCGCCCGATCGTCGTGGACGGGCCGTACCAGGACCCTCCTCGTACGAGGGCCGTGACATTGTACGCCCCGTCAATCGCCAGGCGCTTCAAGACCACCGAGGACGCCTTCCGGGAGGTCATCGAGCGGTTCGACGGCATCGTCTACTGA
- a CDS encoding S-adenosylmethionine decarboxylase: MPERLKDARSLAALFEELVVLLDLRVIGQPQWHVFPEPGGVTGLALLAESHLALHTFPEHGFAALNVYCCRVRARPDFESLLARHLGATSCHVRELPRGGEA; this comes from the coding sequence ATGCCCGAGCGTCTCAAGGACGCCCGGAGCCTCGCGGCCCTGTTCGAGGAGCTCGTCGTGCTGCTGGACCTGCGGGTCATCGGCCAGCCGCAGTGGCATGTCTTCCCGGAGCCGGGAGGGGTCACGGGACTGGCGCTGCTGGCCGAGAGCCATCTGGCCCTCCACACCTTTCCCGAGCACGGCTTCGCCGCGCTCAATGTCTATTGCTGCCGGGTGCGCGCGCGTCCGGACTTCGAGTCGCTGCTGGCGCGGCACCTGGGCGCGACGTCCTGCCACGTGCGGGAGCTGCCACGGGGGGGGGAGGCGTGA
- a CDS encoding cytochrome P450 family protein: protein MATNPTEQEQRATGCPMKQAPHGGPVVLDREDPRFLAGAHEAYTHLRELGPVVRAHFGRGLTDDLEAPGTPPGGERFFVTRYDEAVETLLDDRVSSDFRTGMTPEQRGRLASMPEELKPLAYSMLMLDPPDHTRLRKLVQPSFTARAMETLRPRIQRIIDQRLDEVEREAAMRGEAVSERRMDLIRAFAYPVPITVISDMLGIPDEDRAQVHTWAEGLLSEDGAKEMNEQRRAVLRTFNGYLTGLFERKRRTPGEDMISQMLVVQEEGDRLSEQEMVSMVFILFFAGHVTTVNLIGNGVVALLTHPEQLARLRADPALAKGAVEETLRYAGPVDYMSTPRIVREDMEIAGCPVARGEKLTVGLASANRDPRHFANPDAFDITRPDAHRNIAFGKGIHVCIGAPLARLEGQLAFETLFRRYPDLRLAVPVESLRLGTSSLRGYTQVPVLF from the coding sequence ATGGCGACGAATCCGACGGAGCAGGAGCAGCGGGCGACGGGCTGTCCCATGAAGCAGGCGCCGCACGGCGGTCCGGTGGTGCTCGACCGGGAGGACCCCCGGTTCCTCGCCGGGGCCCACGAGGCTTACACGCACTTGCGCGAGCTGGGCCCCGTCGTGCGGGCCCACTTCGGTCGCGGGCTCACGGACGACCTCGAGGCCCCGGGCACGCCGCCCGGCGGTGAGCGCTTCTTCGTGACGCGCTACGACGAGGCCGTGGAGACGCTGCTCGACGACCGCGTCTCCTCGGACTTCCGCACCGGGATGACGCCCGAGCAGCGCGGACGGCTGGCCTCCATGCCCGAGGAGCTCAAGCCCCTGGCGTACAGCATGCTGATGCTGGACCCCCCGGACCACACGCGGCTGCGCAAGCTCGTCCAGCCGAGCTTCACCGCCCGGGCCATGGAGACGCTGAGGCCGCGCATCCAGCGCATCATCGACCAGCGGCTGGACGAGGTGGAGCGCGAGGCCGCCATGCGGGGCGAGGCCGTGTCGGAGCGCCGCATGGACCTCATCCGCGCCTTCGCCTACCCGGTGCCCATCACCGTCATCAGCGACATGCTCGGCATCCCCGACGAGGACCGCGCCCAGGTGCACACGTGGGCCGAGGGCCTCCTGTCCGAGGACGGCGCGAAGGAGATGAACGAGCAGCGGCGCGCCGTGCTGCGCACGTTCAACGGGTACCTGACGGGCCTGTTCGAGCGCAAGCGGCGCACGCCCGGCGAGGACATGATCAGCCAGATGCTCGTGGTCCAGGAGGAGGGAGACCGCTTGAGCGAGCAGGAGATGGTCTCCATGGTGTTCATCCTCTTCTTCGCCGGGCACGTCACCACGGTGAACCTCATCGGCAACGGCGTGGTGGCGCTGCTCACGCACCCGGAGCAGCTCGCGCGCCTGCGCGCGGACCCGGCGCTCGCCAAGGGCGCCGTCGAGGAGACCCTGCGCTACGCGGGGCCGGTGGACTACATGAGCACGCCGCGCATCGTCCGCGAGGACATGGAGATCGCCGGGTGCCCCGTCGCCCGGGGCGAGAAGCTGACGGTGGGGCTCGCCTCGGCCAACCGCGACCCCCGGCACTTCGCCAACCCCGACGCCTTCGACATCACCCGGCCGGACGCCCACCGCAACATCGCCTTCGGCAAGGGCATCCACGTGTGTATCGGCGCTCCCCTCGCCCGCCTGGAGGGCCAGCTCGCCTTCGAGACCCTGTTCCGCCGCTATCCCGACCTGCGGCTCGCGGTGCCCGTCGAGTCGCTGCGCCTGGGCACCAGCAGCCTGCGCGGCTACACACAGGTGCCCGTCCTCTTCTGA
- a CDS encoding DUF350 domain-containing protein: protein MGVLAVVVNVDNLLASLVYSLVGLAVFVAGLYVFRLIMPFDVHKEIEVDQNTALGIVMGSFILGLAIIVAAAISG, encoded by the coding sequence ATGGGTGTGCTGGCCGTGGTGGTGAACGTGGACAACCTGCTGGCGAGCCTCGTGTACTCGCTGGTGGGGTTGGCGGTGTTCGTGGCGGGGCTGTACGTGTTCCGGCTCATCATGCCGTTCGACGTGCACAAGGAGATCGAGGTCGATCAGAACACGGCGCTCGGCATCGTGATGGGTTCCTTCATCCTGGGGCTGGCCATCATCGTGGCCGCCGCCATCTCGGGTTGA
- a CDS encoding lipase, whose protein sequence is MASKDLRPSPPPPPPGPVPTPAAPGVIARMLQSLRALPEARHNPSAAPGSTGLAGWFKAETPPPLEDVTARFHAVYARVRDNEAVLPDEARRHQYLLIKGMLGDELPGYLDDNQRRLEERGLETRGVAVDTEGRLLDNVAVVREALLDARHFRRSVVLVGHSKGGVEALSALALHPELREVVRAVVTLQAPYGGSVIANDLVASPALRRLVDVAFPSLFQGDGASVEDLSYARRQDFVRRHPYPAGIPTVSLATSRLSRRSVLRPLCAYVHERYGWGCDGLVAALDAEIPGSRVVRLGDMDHAEAAMTGLPGFSNYFPSALTETMVALALDAPRF, encoded by the coding sequence ATGGCCTCGAAGGATCTCCGTCCCTCCCCCCCGCCGCCCCCCCCTGGCCCCGTCCCCACCCCCGCCGCGCCGGGCGTGATCGCGCGGATGCTCCAGTCCCTGCGCGCCCTGCCCGAGGCCCGGCACAACCCGTCGGCGGCGCCGGGCAGCACGGGCCTGGCGGGCTGGTTCAAGGCCGAGACGCCCCCGCCTCTCGAGGACGTCACCGCGCGCTTCCACGCGGTCTACGCGCGCGTGCGGGACAACGAGGCGGTGCTGCCGGACGAGGCGCGGCGCCACCAGTATCTGCTCATCAAGGGCATGCTGGGGGACGAGCTGCCCGGCTACCTGGACGACAACCAGCGCCGCCTGGAGGAGCGTGGCCTGGAGACGCGCGGGGTGGCGGTGGACACCGAGGGCCGGCTGCTGGACAACGTGGCCGTGGTGCGCGAGGCGCTGCTGGATGCCCGGCACTTCCGCCGCTCGGTGGTGCTCGTGGGGCACAGCAAGGGGGGCGTGGAGGCCTTGAGCGCGCTCGCGCTCCACCCGGAATTGCGCGAGGTCGTGCGCGCGGTGGTGACGCTCCAGGCGCCCTACGGCGGCTCGGTCATCGCCAACGATCTCGTGGCGTCGCCCGCGCTCCGGCGGCTGGTGGACGTGGCCTTCCCCTCGCTCTTCCAGGGCGATGGCGCCTCGGTGGAGGACCTGTCCTACGCCCGGCGCCAGGACTTCGTGCGCCGCCATCCCTATCCGGCCGGCATCCCCACCGTGTCCCTGGCCACCTCACGGCTGTCCCGGCGCTCGGTGCTGCGCCCGCTGTGCGCCTATGTCCACGAGCGCTACGGCTGGGGCTGTGATGGCCTGGTGGCCGCGCTGGACGCGGAGATCCCCGGCTCGCGCGTGGTGCGGCTCGGCGACATGGACCACGCCGAGGCGGCCATGACCGGCCTGCCCGGCTTCTCCAACTACTTCCCGAGCGCCCTCACCGAGACGATGGTCGCCCTGGCGCTCGACGCCCCGCGCTTTTGA
- a CDS encoding DUF4178 domain-containing protein — protein MTQGKCPACGAAVEFTAGSAQVVVCGHCQTVVAKKGLDLEAHGKVGAVVDTDSPLRLGVEGRVGREAYRVVGHLQKDHGAGPWDEWYVEFDDGRTGWLSEAEGAFYLLYAEGLEPELKLQDFAPGRRFSLRGHRLAVEERGHGRVVAAEGQLPHDVDPSADSHYVDASGPGGVFVTLDFGAWAKEPEVFIGRKLKLTELGIPPDQLRPRVKQVALVQARCTECNGPLELRAPDQSKRVACPYCGALLEVGRNGRLAFLELLQKPDHPFALELGARGTLDAAEWICIGMMVRSCEVEGVRYPWEEYLLFNRGRGFTWLMSSNGHWVFLKPLDAGEVSARSGVAAHLGGERFVAFQRVTAVTELVLGEFYWAVRAGETATAEEFVAPPLSVNEEETETEVSYTRGEYLSPEVVREAFGLKEPLPTPHGIAPSQPNPHRSATAWRWVGLWAAFLLFIYIGVNSRAANEVVLHQTVALAPDAHSGTATAVWFSEPFEIHQRGNLRVSLGANVNNSWLGVEGELLNQDTQEVIGFYEEVSLYTGRDSDGAWSEGGLETTDYLSSVEAGRYVLRTQASFSKQLPNYRLRLVSDSPRFLWLFCSLMLLLIVPAWNLLRSSLFESSRWSESNLKQGS, from the coding sequence GTGACGCAGGGGAAATGTCCCGCGTGTGGCGCGGCGGTGGAGTTCACCGCGGGGTCGGCGCAGGTGGTGGTGTGCGGCCATTGCCAGACGGTGGTGGCCAAGAAGGGGTTGGACCTGGAGGCCCACGGCAAGGTGGGCGCCGTCGTCGACACCGACTCGCCCCTGCGGCTCGGGGTGGAGGGCCGCGTGGGCCGCGAGGCCTACCGGGTGGTGGGCCACCTGCAGAAGGACCATGGCGCGGGGCCCTGGGACGAGTGGTACGTGGAGTTCGATGACGGGCGCACGGGCTGGTTGAGCGAGGCCGAGGGCGCCTTCTACCTCCTGTACGCCGAGGGCCTGGAGCCGGAGCTGAAGCTCCAGGACTTCGCGCCCGGCCGCCGCTTCAGCCTCCGGGGACATCGGCTGGCGGTGGAGGAGCGGGGCCATGGTCGGGTGGTGGCCGCCGAGGGCCAGCTCCCCCACGACGTGGACCCGAGCGCGGACAGCCACTACGTGGATGCCTCGGGCCCGGGTGGCGTCTTCGTCACGCTCGACTTCGGCGCCTGGGCGAAGGAGCCCGAGGTCTTCATCGGCCGGAAGCTGAAGCTCACCGAGCTGGGCATCCCGCCGGATCAGCTCCGGCCCCGGGTGAAGCAGGTGGCGCTGGTCCAGGCGCGTTGCACCGAGTGCAATGGCCCCCTGGAGCTGCGCGCCCCGGACCAGAGCAAGCGCGTGGCGTGTCCCTACTGCGGCGCGCTCCTGGAGGTGGGCCGCAATGGCCGGCTCGCCTTCCTCGAGCTGCTCCAGAAGCCCGACCACCCCTTCGCGCTGGAGCTGGGGGCCCGGGGCACGCTCGACGCCGCGGAGTGGATCTGCATCGGCATGATGGTGCGCTCGTGCGAGGTGGAAGGGGTGCGCTACCCCTGGGAGGAGTACCTCCTCTTCAACCGCGGGCGCGGCTTCACCTGGCTGATGAGCTCCAACGGGCACTGGGTGTTCCTCAAGCCCCTGGACGCGGGCGAGGTGTCGGCCCGCTCGGGCGTGGCCGCGCACCTGGGGGGCGAGCGCTTCGTGGCCTTCCAGCGCGTGACGGCCGTCACGGAGCTGGTGCTGGGGGAGTTCTACTGGGCGGTGCGGGCGGGCGAGACGGCGACGGCCGAGGAGTTCGTGGCGCCGCCGCTCTCGGTGAACGAGGAGGAGACGGAGACGGAGGTCTCGTACACCCGGGGCGAATACCTGTCGCCCGAGGTGGTGCGCGAGGCCTTTGGCTTGAAGGAGCCGCTGCCCACGCCCCACGGCATCGCCCCGAGCCAGCCCAACCCGCACCGGAGCGCCACCGCGTGGCGGTGGGTCGGCCTGTGGGCCGCGTTCCTGCTCTTCATCTACATCGGGGTGAACTCGCGCGCGGCCAACGAGGTGGTGCTCCATCAGACGGTGGCGCTGGCGCCGGACGCCCACTCCGGCACGGCCACGGCCGTGTGGTTCAGCGAGCCCTTCGAGATCCATCAGCGCGGCAACCTGCGGGTGTCGTTGGGCGCGAACGTGAACAACAGCTGGCTGGGCGTGGAGGGCGAGCTGCTCAACCAGGACACCCAGGAGGTCATCGGCTTCTACGAGGAGGTGAGCCTCTACACGGGGAGGGACTCGGACGGCGCGTGGAGCGAGGGCGGCCTCGAGACCACGGATTACCTGTCCTCGGTGGAGGCGGGACGCTACGTGCTGCGCACCCAGGCGAGCTTCAGCAAGCAGCTGCCCAACTACCGGCTCAGGCTCGTGAGCGACTCGCCGCGCTTTCTGTGGCTGTTCTGTTCCTTGATGCTGTTGCTCATCGTTCCCGCGTGGAACCTGCTGCGCTCCTCCCTGTTCGAGAGCTCGCGCTGGAGCGAGAGCAACTTGAAGCAGGGGAGTTGA
- a CDS encoding cytochrome P450 family protein, with the protein MTKHPTESQPEQTGEPARCPVHLDKENPAFLATAYATYAELRAQGPVVRAAFGRGFADAVQSTLDKKPGGPPPLHERFFVTRYDEAVEALLDDRLSSDFRTALTPPQRAQLAHMPEELKPLAYSLLMLDPPDHTRLRKLVQPNFTARAMEGLRPRVQHIVDRLLDEAERAAAARGEAAPTRTMDWRQAFAHPLPVAVISDMLGIPEADRDWLHAWMEKLASSNPRDPSQMGMRMELMREFQGYLKGLFEQRRQSPTEDMISQMVHAQEDGDRLSDVEMMSMVIILFFAGHITTVNLLGNGVVALLTQPGQYERVREDPSLIKGLIEETLRYWGPVDYMTTPRIALADLELAGTRVCAGEQLSIGLASANRDPARFANPDVFDVTRPDAQRHLAFGKGIHVCIGAPLARLEAELAFTTLLRRYPSLQLAGSADALRWSTRAGMRGFESIPLHF; encoded by the coding sequence ATGACGAAGCACCCGACCGAGTCCCAGCCCGAGCAGACCGGGGAGCCGGCGCGCTGTCCCGTCCACCTGGACAAGGAAAATCCGGCGTTCCTGGCCACCGCCTATGCCACCTACGCGGAGCTGCGAGCCCAGGGCCCCGTCGTGCGCGCGGCCTTTGGTCGGGGCTTCGCGGACGCCGTGCAGTCCACCCTGGACAAGAAGCCCGGCGGCCCGCCGCCCCTCCACGAGCGCTTCTTCGTGACGCGCTACGACGAGGCGGTGGAGGCGCTGCTGGATGACCGCCTCTCCTCGGACTTCCGCACGGCGCTCACGCCCCCGCAGCGCGCGCAGCTCGCGCACATGCCCGAGGAGCTCAAGCCCCTGGCCTACAGCCTGCTGATGCTCGACCCCCCGGACCACACCCGGCTGCGCAAGCTCGTCCAGCCCAACTTCACCGCCCGGGCCATGGAGGGCCTGCGCCCGCGCGTCCAGCACATCGTGGACCGGCTGCTGGACGAGGCCGAGCGCGCCGCCGCCGCGCGCGGAGAGGCCGCCCCCACGCGCACCATGGACTGGCGCCAGGCCTTCGCCCACCCGCTGCCCGTGGCGGTCATCAGCGACATGCTCGGCATCCCCGAGGCGGACCGTGACTGGCTGCACGCGTGGATGGAGAAGCTGGCCTCGAGCAACCCGCGCGACCCCTCGCAGATGGGGATGCGCATGGAGCTGATGCGCGAGTTCCAGGGCTACCTCAAGGGCCTGTTCGAGCAGCGGCGCCAGAGCCCCACCGAGGACATGATCAGCCAGATGGTCCACGCCCAGGAAGACGGCGACCGGCTGAGCGACGTGGAGATGATGTCCATGGTCATCATCCTCTTCTTCGCCGGACACATCACCACGGTGAACCTCCTGGGCAATGGCGTGGTGGCGCTGCTCACCCAGCCCGGCCAGTACGAGCGCGTGCGGGAGGATCCCTCGCTCATCAAGGGGCTCATCGAGGAGACCCTGCGCTACTGGGGCCCGGTGGACTACATGACCACGCCGCGCATCGCCCTGGCGGACCTGGAGCTGGCGGGCACCCGGGTGTGCGCGGGCGAGCAACTGTCCATCGGCCTGGCCTCGGCCAACCGCGACCCCGCGCGCTTCGCCAACCCGGACGTGTTCGACGTCACGCGCCCCGACGCCCAGCGCCACCTGGCCTTCGGCAAGGGCATCCACGTGTGCATCGGCGCGCCCCTGGCCCGCCTGGAGGCCGAGCTGGCCTTCACGACCCTGCTGCGGCGCTACCCCTCGCTCCAGCTCGCCGGGTCCGCCGACGCGCTGCGCTGGAGCACCCGCGCCGGCATGCGGGGCTTCGAGTCCATTCCCCTGCACTTCTAA
- a CDS encoding YciI family protein, with protein MKFLILVKATKDSEAGVMPSEQMFAEMGKYNEELVKAGILLAGEGLHPSNKGARVRFSGTQRTVVDGPFAETKELVAGFWIFQVRSREEAIEWVKRCPNPMLEDSEIEIRQIFAPEDFGEALPPELRAAEDRLREQIEGQTRRA; from the coding sequence ATGAAGTTCCTCATCCTGGTGAAGGCGACGAAGGACTCCGAGGCGGGCGTCATGCCGAGCGAGCAGATGTTCGCGGAGATGGGCAAGTACAACGAGGAGCTGGTCAAGGCGGGCATCCTGCTCGCGGGCGAGGGCCTGCACCCGAGCAACAAGGGCGCCCGGGTGCGCTTCTCCGGCACGCAGCGCACGGTGGTGGACGGCCCCTTCGCCGAGACGAAGGAGCTGGTCGCCGGCTTCTGGATCTTCCAGGTGCGCTCGCGCGAGGAGGCGATCGAGTGGGTCAAGCGCTGCCCCAACCCGATGCTGGAGGACAGCGAGATCGAGATCCGGCAGATCTTCGCGCCCGAGGACTTCGGCGAGGCGCTCCCCCCCGAGCTGCGCGCGGCGGAGGACCGCCTGCGCGAGCAGATCGAGGGCCAGACCCGGCGCGCCTGA